Proteins encoded in a region of the Marinococcus sp. PL1-022 genome:
- a CDS encoding penicillin-binding protein gives MKKLKSTKVRALLLVIAVAVFFLVFTGRMVYIQVGKTVEGNDLASMADSRYTTTETVDAKRGTIFDKQGEPLAEQVPSYSVYAVLDESYDDHVKNPDRVARELGPLIGMENAELKDMLERDQYQVELGSGSKYLTLSEREEIEQLDLAGIHFREEPTRYYPNQTFASHVLGYMSRDMSEAHMGLEAGLNEELTGKDGTRTESEENALLDEDETTTNTAEDGKDVYLTLDGNIQSVLEQSMSEVEESYSPNKIMGIVADADSGEILGMSNRPSFNPNEYEEIENYTNYAVSDQFEPGSTMKIFTLAAAIDKGVFEGKDTYESGTYNVSGETIRDHNNGEGWGEITYNEGLRRSSNVAFMRIALEILPEGALFNYLEKFGFGQETGIDLPNEADGALAEETPLNVGITAFGQASTVTPIQMIQGATAIANDGKMMQPYVIDHIENPNNNETTYESEPNVAGKPISKKAAEKTRKKLQTVIEGEHGTGAPYQIDGVEVAGKTGTAQISDPEGGGYLSGENQNIFSFIGMAPVDDPEIIVYVVVDRPELEPTETGSDAVSAIFNPVMQQSLSYMNLTPSDVEDTKAYEESGIEFEDYTGKSVNKAENAAENAGLQPVVIGSGSQVENQIPTNSERLIVGEKVIILTNGQKSIPDVSGWSLREIQRLEALLEIDIDTSGSGYVSSQSVDPGTAVSAAGNMEVELVPPDELEDAQAEQTEAEETDAENENRGQQPQEAETEEPEAQENDTEESSGEEQPAESEAPVEN, from the coding sequence ATGAAGAAATTGAAAAGCACGAAAGTACGGGCGCTCTTGCTGGTCATTGCTGTAGCTGTTTTCTTTCTCGTTTTCACCGGCCGTATGGTGTACATCCAGGTGGGAAAAACAGTAGAGGGAAATGACCTTGCAAGTATGGCAGACTCCAGATATACCACGACTGAAACCGTTGATGCGAAACGAGGGACTATTTTTGACAAGCAGGGAGAACCTCTGGCAGAACAGGTGCCCTCTTATTCTGTGTATGCCGTCCTCGATGAATCCTACGATGACCATGTGAAAAACCCGGACAGGGTAGCGAGAGAACTTGGGCCACTGATCGGTATGGAAAATGCAGAGCTGAAAGACATGCTCGAACGCGATCAGTACCAGGTGGAGCTTGGTTCCGGAAGCAAGTATTTAACGCTGTCTGAACGAGAAGAAATCGAGCAGCTTGATCTTGCAGGTATACATTTTCGTGAGGAGCCGACGCGCTACTATCCGAACCAGACGTTTGCAAGCCATGTGCTTGGCTACATGAGTCGGGATATGTCAGAAGCTCACATGGGACTTGAAGCCGGATTGAATGAAGAATTGACCGGAAAAGACGGAACAAGAACAGAATCTGAAGAGAATGCTCTTCTTGACGAAGATGAGACCACAACGAACACAGCTGAAGACGGCAAAGACGTTTACCTGACTTTGGATGGAAATATTCAAAGCGTGCTTGAACAGTCGATGTCAGAGGTGGAAGAAAGCTACAGCCCAAACAAAATTATGGGCATTGTAGCAGACGCAGACAGTGGGGAAATACTCGGTATGAGCAACCGCCCGAGCTTTAACCCGAATGAATACGAAGAAATCGAAAACTACACCAACTATGCTGTCTCCGATCAGTTTGAGCCCGGGTCGACCATGAAAATCTTTACGCTGGCAGCTGCGATTGATAAAGGAGTCTTTGAAGGCAAGGATACTTATGAGTCCGGCACATATAACGTTTCCGGGGAAACAATCCGGGATCATAACAACGGGGAAGGCTGGGGAGAAATCACTTATAATGAAGGTCTCCGGCGTTCTTCGAACGTAGCATTTATGAGGATTGCGCTTGAAATTCTGCCTGAAGGAGCCCTGTTTAATTACCTGGAAAAATTCGGTTTCGGCCAGGAAACCGGAATTGATCTGCCGAATGAGGCGGACGGCGCATTAGCGGAAGAGACACCATTAAACGTTGGTATAACAGCCTTCGGGCAGGCTTCTACAGTTACTCCTATTCAGATGATTCAGGGGGCCACCGCTATAGCCAATGATGGTAAAATGATGCAGCCCTATGTGATCGACCACATTGAAAACCCGAACAACAACGAAACAACGTATGAATCCGAACCCAACGTAGCAGGCAAGCCGATCAGCAAGAAGGCAGCTGAAAAAACTAGGAAAAAGCTTCAAACCGTCATTGAGGGAGAGCATGGCACTGGGGCGCCGTACCAGATTGATGGAGTAGAGGTTGCGGGAAAAACAGGCACAGCTCAAATCTCTGATCCCGAGGGGGGAGGCTACTTGAGCGGGGAAAACCAGAATATCTTTTCTTTCATCGGCATGGCGCCGGTGGACGATCCGGAAATTATTGTCTATGTTGTCGTGGACCGTCCGGAGCTTGAGCCGACAGAAACAGGCTCGGATGCTGTGAGCGCTATTTTTAATCCGGTAATGCAGCAGAGCCTTTCATACATGAATCTTACCCCTTCGGATGTTGAGGATACAAAAGCCTATGAAGAATCAGGTATCGAATTTGAAGACTATACCGGGAAATCGGTGAATAAAGCTGAAAATGCCGCTGAGAACGCGGGACTGCAGCCGGTGGTAATCGGCAGCGGCAGCCAGGTGGAAAATCAGATTCCTACAAATTCGGAACGGCTGATCGTAGGTGAAAAAGTAATCATCCTTACAAATGGACAAAAAAGTATTCCTGATGTCAGCGGGTGGTCACTCCGGGAAATCCAGCGCCTTGAAGCGCTGCTTGAAATCGATATAGACACAAGCGGTTCCGGCTATGTCAGCTCCCAGTCGGTGGACCCCGGCACAGCCGTTAGTGCTGCCGGCAATATGGAAGTCGAGCTGGTTCCGCCGGACGAATTGGAGGACGCTCAGGCAGAGCAGACAGAAGCAGAAGAAACTGACGCGGAAAATGAAAACCGGGGACAACAGCCACAAGAGGCTGAAACAGAGGAACCTGAAGCTCAGGAAAATGATACAGAGGAAAGCTCCGGTGAAGAGCAGCCAGCAGAAAGTGAAGCACCGGTAGAAAATTAA
- a CDS encoding UDP-N-acetylmuramoyl-L-alanyl-D-glutamate--2,6-diaminopimelate ligase, translating to MKYITDIIPSIMVRVEREDKEIESLHMDSRGVIPNGLFFCIEGTKVDGHDFAADAVSNGAAAVIAERHVDVEAPVWLVKDTQKVMAYAADHFYGHPTEDVRIIGITGTNGKTTTSHLVESILNEEQTKTGLIGTMYAKIGSESVETNNTTPESLELQQLFAKMREDKVESCVMEVSSHALQMGRVRGVQFRTAVFTNLSQDHLDYHGSMESYRNAKSLLFSQLGNSFAGELSTAVLNGDDEASDYFQAVTTAPVLTYGISDRNDIYAENIKTSGGKTSFTLNTPWGSTEVEYPLLGRFNVYNALAAIAACIAENVSVTSIVDGLKHAPVVSGRFEAVEAGQKSIIVVDYAHTPGGLENVAQTAFDMTEGRLYTVIGCGGDRDKEKRPKMAAAAEKFSDLVILTSDNPRSEDPAEILEQMEAGFAGTEYEIIEDRRKAIERAVFLAGDGDTVLVAGKGHETYQVIGDQTLEFDDRKVAKEAVRKKNNKQA from the coding sequence ATGAAATATATTACAGACATTATTCCAAGTATAATGGTTCGGGTTGAGCGCGAAGACAAAGAAATCGAGAGCTTACATATGGATTCCAGGGGAGTAATCCCAAATGGTCTGTTTTTTTGTATTGAAGGGACCAAAGTAGACGGCCATGATTTTGCCGCCGACGCAGTAAGTAATGGAGCGGCGGCTGTGATAGCTGAACGGCATGTGGACGTCGAAGCTCCTGTGTGGCTAGTGAAGGATACGCAGAAGGTAATGGCCTACGCGGCGGATCATTTCTACGGGCACCCTACAGAGGATGTCCGCATAATCGGTATTACCGGGACAAATGGTAAAACCACGACCAGTCATTTAGTTGAATCTATCCTAAACGAAGAGCAGACTAAGACAGGGTTAATCGGCACTATGTATGCAAAAATCGGAAGTGAATCCGTAGAGACAAATAACACTACGCCTGAATCCCTGGAGCTGCAGCAGCTGTTTGCGAAGATGCGGGAGGATAAAGTGGAAAGCTGTGTTATGGAGGTTTCTTCTCATGCGCTGCAGATGGGGCGCGTGCGGGGAGTCCAGTTCCGGACAGCAGTTTTTACAAACCTGTCACAGGATCATCTGGATTATCACGGCTCGATGGAAAGCTACAGAAACGCTAAAAGCCTCCTGTTTTCACAGCTGGGCAATAGCTTTGCGGGAGAGCTGAGCACTGCGGTATTAAATGGAGACGACGAAGCCTCCGATTACTTTCAGGCAGTGACCACAGCACCGGTGCTCACATACGGGATCAGTGACCGCAACGATATTTACGCTGAAAATATAAAAACCTCCGGCGGCAAAACATCGTTTACGCTGAACACCCCGTGGGGGAGCACGGAGGTGGAGTATCCACTGCTTGGAAGGTTTAATGTATACAACGCGCTCGCAGCCATCGCTGCATGTATTGCAGAAAACGTTTCTGTCACAAGCATCGTTGATGGCCTGAAGCATGCCCCGGTTGTAAGCGGCAGATTTGAAGCAGTGGAAGCAGGGCAGAAAAGCATCATTGTCGTTGATTATGCCCATACCCCGGGTGGACTGGAAAATGTTGCTCAAACAGCCTTTGATATGACTGAGGGGCGTCTTTATACCGTGATAGGGTGCGGCGGAGACCGGGACAAAGAAAAAAGGCCAAAGATGGCAGCTGCAGCAGAAAAGTTCAGTGACCTGGTCATTCTTACCTCCGACAATCCGCGCTCGGAAGACCCGGCTGAAATATTGGAGCAGATGGAAGCAGGGTTTGCCGGTACAGAATACGAAATCATTGAGGACCGCCGCAAGGCGATCGAACGTGCCGTATTCCTTGCCGGGGACGGGGACACAGTGCTTGTTGCAGGCAAAGGCCACGAAACGTACCAGGTAATAGGGGATCAAACATTGGAATTTGATGACCGCAAAGTAGCAAAAGAAGCGGTCAGAAAGAAAAATAATAAACAGGCTTAG
- the mraY gene encoding phospho-N-acetylmuramoyl-pentapeptide-transferase: MGFAALIVTIVSFIICAVSAPVLIPALKRLKFGQSIRETGPESHQKKGGTPTMGGVMIIAGLLITALIVLPLFVGYTTEIWLLLLVTVGFGILGFLDDFIKIVMKRNLGLTSIQKLIGQVVIAFIFFIVLYNGTFDTSVAVPGTEWSLEFGWAYFFLIIIMLVGASNAVNLTDGLDGLLAGTGTMAFAAYALVAFSLGYMDVGLFAFAVVGSLLGFLIFNKYPAKIFMGDTGSLALGGAIAAVAILTKTELTLIVIGLVFVLETLSVIIQVISYKLRGKKVFKMSPVHHHFELSGWSEWQVVTAFWVVGAAAGLSGVALEVFL; this comes from the coding sequence ATGGGTTTTGCAGCTTTAATAGTAACAATAGTATCATTTATTATATGTGCGGTTTCAGCACCGGTCCTTATTCCAGCTTTAAAGCGGCTGAAATTTGGCCAGAGTATCCGGGAAACGGGGCCGGAATCGCATCAAAAAAAAGGCGGTACGCCAACAATGGGAGGCGTAATGATTATTGCCGGCCTTTTGATTACTGCTCTCATCGTGCTGCCGCTTTTTGTCGGCTACACAACAGAAATTTGGCTGCTCCTGCTTGTAACTGTAGGCTTTGGAATACTTGGATTTTTGGATGATTTCATTAAAATTGTCATGAAACGGAACCTCGGCCTTACAAGTATCCAGAAGCTGATTGGCCAGGTGGTTATTGCATTTATCTTTTTTATTGTTTTGTATAACGGCACGTTTGATACAAGTGTGGCTGTGCCGGGAACTGAATGGTCACTCGAATTTGGATGGGCGTATTTTTTTCTAATCATTATTATGCTCGTCGGTGCTTCCAACGCAGTGAATTTGACGGACGGCCTGGATGGACTGCTGGCCGGTACGGGAACGATGGCGTTTGCCGCTTATGCCCTGGTCGCTTTTTCGCTTGGGTATATGGACGTTGGGCTGTTTGCGTTTGCAGTTGTGGGCAGCCTGCTCGGCTTTTTAATCTTCAATAAATACCCGGCAAAGATTTTCATGGGGGACACCGGCTCCCTCGCGCTCGGGGGCGCGATTGCTGCTGTAGCTATTTTAACCAAAACCGAGCTGACGCTGATTGTGATCGGTCTCGTATTTGTTCTGGAGACGCTGAGTGTCATTATCCAGGTGATTTCGTATAAATTAAGAGGGAAAAAGGTATTTAAAATGAGCCCGGTTCATCACCATTTTGAACTGTCAGGCTGGTCGGAGTGGCAGGTTGTTACTGCCTTTTGGGTGGTGGGCGCTGCTGCCGGGCTGTCCGGGGTCGCATTAGAGGTGTTTTTATAA
- the murD gene encoding UDP-N-acetylmuramoyl-L-alanine--D-glutamate ligase — MDRLEEYKGKKVLVVGLAKSGLAAAKLLHRSGAEVTVNDGAEAEKGDAKVQELENLGIRLITGSHPVSLLEEPFSVIVKNPGIPYHHPFIKKALEKQFNIITEIELAAELCEGTMMAITGSNGKTTTTSLIQAIFKKDHREAAVAGNIGSVACEVAPRIKKDQIMVTEVSSFQLKGTQKFRPKVGVLLNLFDAHLDYHGSRNDYEHSKAKLFQNMTAEDTAVYNYDQKEVKRIAESSDAALVPFSKETVCENGAYLKNGMFYYKTEPVMAVERASLPGAHNKENMLAAIAAAKVLGASNQAIDSALSDFHGIEHRLQFSGIVNGRKIYNDSKATNMLSTQKAIEAFEEPVVLLAGGLDRGNTFDDLIESFRKIKALVAYGETRDKLAASAQEAGVTEIHRTEFLADAVDKSFQLSESGDVLLLSPACASWDQFRTFEERGRTFMEYVEKYK, encoded by the coding sequence ATGGATCGCTTAGAAGAATACAAGGGAAAAAAAGTGCTTGTCGTAGGTCTGGCTAAAAGTGGTTTAGCGGCGGCGAAGCTGCTGCACCGTTCTGGGGCGGAGGTGACTGTGAATGACGGAGCAGAGGCGGAAAAAGGAGATGCGAAGGTTCAGGAGCTTGAGAATCTCGGCATTCGGCTGATTACTGGAAGCCACCCAGTCTCCCTGCTCGAAGAACCGTTTTCAGTCATTGTTAAAAATCCGGGTATTCCCTATCACCATCCTTTTATCAAAAAAGCTCTGGAAAAACAATTCAATATTATTACAGAAATTGAACTTGCGGCAGAGCTGTGTGAAGGGACGATGATGGCTATTACCGGCTCCAACGGAAAAACGACCACTACGTCACTGATCCAGGCCATTTTCAAAAAGGACCACAGGGAAGCTGCTGTAGCTGGTAATATTGGGAGTGTGGCATGTGAAGTAGCCCCCCGGATAAAAAAAGACCAGATTATGGTTACAGAGGTTTCCAGCTTTCAGCTGAAAGGGACACAAAAGTTCCGCCCGAAGGTTGGGGTGCTGCTGAATCTTTTCGATGCCCATCTGGATTACCATGGATCGAGGAACGACTACGAGCACTCAAAAGCAAAGCTATTTCAGAACATGACCGCAGAAGATACTGCAGTCTACAACTATGATCAAAAAGAGGTAAAACGAATTGCCGAAAGCTCGGACGCGGCACTTGTGCCTTTTTCCAAAGAGACTGTTTGTGAAAACGGCGCCTATTTGAAGAACGGTATGTTTTATTATAAGACTGAGCCGGTGATGGCTGTGGAGCGTGCCTCTCTTCCGGGGGCGCATAACAAGGAAAATATGCTGGCAGCGATTGCTGCTGCTAAAGTACTTGGCGCCTCCAACCAGGCCATCGATTCGGCCTTATCCGACTTCCACGGCATCGAGCACCGGCTTCAATTCAGCGGGATTGTGAATGGACGCAAAATCTACAATGACTCGAAAGCGACGAACATGCTTTCCACCCAAAAGGCGATCGAAGCTTTTGAAGAGCCGGTAGTGCTTTTGGCCGGTGGCCTTGACCGCGGCAACACCTTCGATGATTTAATTGAATCTTTCCGGAAAATCAAGGCGCTCGTTGCTTACGGCGAGACTCGGGACAAACTCGCGGCCTCCGCACAGGAAGCAGGAGTAACTGAAATCCACCGCACAGAATTTCTGGCAGATGCTGTAGACAAAAGCTTTCAGCTTTCTGAAAGCGGGGACGTGCTGCTGCTTTCACCTGCCTGCGCAAGCTGGGACCAGTTTCGGACGTTTGAAGAGCGGGGCCGGACGTTTATGGAATATGTAGAAAAGTATAAATGA
- the murB gene encoding UDP-N-acetylmuramate dehydrogenase, giving the protein MGQEAESARNFEDFGKVLKNEPLAKHTTWKIGGPADWLVEPTSVEELANAMEWIREENLPWRAIGRGSNLLVDDDGIEGVVIKFGTKLANLENDNGIVTVESGYPLVRLATILSRDGYGGMEFAGGIPGSVGGAVFMNAGAHGSDMSKVLIEALILFPDGTMEWIPNEEMGFAYRTSRLQSDKGICVAARLKLEQGEKDVIFKEMQEYKEYRRETQPWAHPCAGSVFRNPLPDHAGELIENIGLKGHVIGGAQISELHANFIVNTGEAKASDVLALIEKARSSVKEAYGIELETEVEIVNRRSADS; this is encoded by the coding sequence ATGGGACAAGAGGCGGAATCAGCACGGAATTTCGAAGACTTTGGCAAGGTATTGAAAAATGAACCACTGGCAAAGCACACAACCTGGAAAATCGGCGGACCGGCGGATTGGCTGGTTGAGCCTACAAGCGTGGAGGAACTGGCGAACGCAATGGAATGGATTCGTGAAGAGAATCTTCCATGGCGTGCCATTGGACGCGGATCGAATCTGCTGGTGGATGATGATGGAATTGAAGGCGTGGTAATAAAATTTGGTACGAAGCTTGCCAATTTGGAAAACGATAACGGTATAGTCACCGTGGAATCGGGCTATCCACTAGTCCGGCTTGCTACGATTTTAAGCCGGGATGGATACGGAGGCATGGAGTTCGCCGGGGGCATCCCGGGGAGCGTCGGCGGGGCAGTATTTATGAATGCAGGCGCCCACGGCTCTGATATGTCGAAGGTACTGATAGAAGCGTTAATTTTATTTCCGGACGGAACAATGGAATGGATTCCCAACGAAGAAATGGGATTTGCCTATCGTACCTCGAGGCTCCAGTCGGACAAAGGTATATGTGTAGCCGCCAGACTCAAGCTTGAGCAGGGAGAAAAAGATGTCATCTTTAAAGAAATGCAGGAATACAAAGAGTACAGAAGAGAAACGCAGCCGTGGGCTCATCCATGTGCCGGAAGCGTGTTTCGGAATCCCCTGCCTGACCATGCCGGTGAACTTATAGAGAACATCGGATTAAAGGGACACGTAATCGGCGGTGCGCAGATATCAGAGCTTCATGCAAACTTTATTGTTAACACAGGGGAAGCCAAAGCATCTGATGTGCTTGCATTAATTGAAAAAGCCCGCTCCTCCGTGAAAGAAGCTTACGGTATTGAGCTTGAAACCGAAGTGGAAATCGTAAACAGAAGATCAGCTGACAGCTGA
- a CDS encoding cell division protein FtsQ/DivIB, protein MRKPNDGKLVSLEEHHPSLKEQRRQKSRRRLFIYLAVFFVLIGLVIYFQSPLSHIRSIETSGSQFTDKQVIKEDSGAQIGTNIWEMDRKAIKNNVEKLPAIEKAEVTRSWPATVNIKVTEYEKVAYTQMEGAYAPVLENGYALTDDVNSELPADAPLLQNFENEERLEAFAEELGKLGEGVTNRISEVYFEPSESEEDNITLYMNDGLEVRSSVSGFSEYMSSYPSIARNIDAGQNGVLYMMRAPYFEAAETQENSGDENEGTQQMPEESFIEGNDTPEEAENGASGTEENDSADGAGQ, encoded by the coding sequence TTGAGGAAGCCAAATGATGGCAAACTGGTCTCGCTCGAAGAGCATCACCCCAGTTTAAAGGAGCAGCGCCGGCAAAAATCACGGCGCCGGCTGTTTATCTATCTGGCTGTATTTTTTGTATTGATCGGACTGGTTATTTATTTTCAATCCCCGTTAAGTCATATCCGCAGTATTGAAACGAGCGGATCCCAATTTACAGATAAACAGGTTATTAAAGAAGACAGCGGGGCCCAGATTGGAACAAATATCTGGGAAATGGACAGAAAGGCGATCAAGAATAATGTAGAAAAGCTGCCGGCAATTGAAAAAGCAGAAGTAACAAGGTCGTGGCCGGCGACTGTAAACATTAAGGTTACTGAGTATGAAAAAGTTGCTTATACGCAGATGGAAGGCGCTTACGCCCCTGTGCTTGAAAATGGCTATGCGCTGACAGATGATGTGAACAGCGAACTTCCGGCTGATGCACCGCTTCTGCAGAATTTTGAAAACGAGGAAAGACTTGAAGCGTTCGCAGAGGAGCTGGGCAAACTGGGGGAAGGGGTGACCAACCGGATTTCAGAAGTGTATTTCGAGCCTTCTGAAAGCGAAGAGGATAACATCACTCTTTACATGAACGACGGTCTTGAGGTCCGCAGTTCTGTTTCCGGATTCTCGGAGTATATGAGCTCATACCCCTCCATTGCGAGAAATATTGATGCTGGGCAAAACGGGGTGCTTTATATGATGAGAGCTCCATACTTTGAAGCAGCAGAAACGCAGGAAAACTCCGGAGATGAAAATGAAGGGACACAGCAGATGCCTGAGGAAAGCTTCATTGAAGGAAATGACACTCCTGAAGAGGCGGAAAACGGAGCTTCCGGCACAGAAGAAAATGATAGTGCCGATGGAGCTGGGCAATAA
- the ftsA gene encoding cell division protein FtsA, whose product MNSENLYVSLDVGTSSVRAIIGDMSGGALKIIGVGRAPSIGMRKGAIVDIDETVKAIKEAVDQAERMVDLEVKQVIVGINGNQVEMRACNGIVAVSSTDREIQDEDVERVIDAAHVMSIPPDREIIDIIPAQFIVDGMDGIKDPRGMLGTRLEMEGTIITGAKTALHNLLRCVERAGLEIADIVLQPLASGSVAVSKDERSLGVALIDIGGGSTTVSVFQEGQLQTMSFLPIGGSHISNDISVGIRTTAEEAERLKLEHGHAFIDDASDDLSFSIQTLGNNDQKKFTQLELAEIIEPRMEEILTLVQQEINRMGYHDLPGGYVLTGGAVMMPGTLELAQDIWKQHVRLAMPDYIGVREPTYTASIGLIEFAYKSMKVHSGEESVVAAGRSEKYAESDRPASAGEANYRNGSSTRQQNRTKEKDPEEPGFKERMRSVFKSFFE is encoded by the coding sequence TTGAACAGTGAAAATTTGTATGTCAGTCTTGATGTCGGCACATCGTCTGTCCGAGCGATTATCGGAGATATGAGCGGTGGTGCCTTGAAAATTATCGGAGTCGGCCGGGCGCCGTCTATCGGCATGAGAAAAGGTGCAATCGTCGATATCGATGAAACGGTCAAAGCGATTAAAGAAGCCGTGGATCAGGCGGAACGAATGGTTGATTTAGAAGTAAAGCAGGTTATTGTAGGAATTAACGGTAATCAGGTGGAAATGCGGGCATGTAATGGAATAGTGGCCGTCTCAAGCACCGATCGTGAAATTCAGGACGAGGACGTGGAAAGAGTTATCGACGCGGCACATGTGATGAGCATTCCGCCCGATAGAGAAATTATTGATATTATTCCGGCCCAGTTTATTGTGGACGGGATGGATGGAATTAAAGATCCGCGCGGCATGCTCGGCACTCGTCTCGAAATGGAAGGAACTATTATCACAGGAGCTAAAACCGCTTTACATAACCTACTACGCTGTGTGGAGCGAGCAGGACTGGAAATTGCAGATATTGTGCTTCAGCCGTTGGCTTCAGGGAGCGTAGCCGTTTCAAAGGACGAGCGTTCTCTTGGGGTGGCACTGATTGATATTGGCGGCGGCTCGACGACGGTCTCTGTATTTCAGGAAGGCCAGCTGCAGACAATGTCCTTTCTCCCAATTGGCGGTAGCCACATCTCAAACGATATTTCTGTCGGCATCAGAACGACCGCTGAAGAAGCAGAGCGTCTGAAGCTTGAGCATGGCCATGCCTTTATTGATGATGCTTCTGATGATTTGTCCTTTTCTATTCAGACGCTTGGAAACAATGATCAGAAAAAATTCACGCAGCTCGAACTTGCAGAAATTATTGAACCGAGAATGGAAGAAATTCTTACATTAGTTCAGCAGGAAATCAACCGCATGGGCTATCATGATCTTCCGGGAGGTTATGTATTAACCGGAGGAGCGGTCATGATGCCGGGAACGCTCGAGCTTGCCCAGGACATCTGGAAGCAGCATGTCCGCCTTGCAATGCCGGACTATATCGGCGTGCGGGAGCCTACGTATACAGCCAGTATCGGCCTGATTGAATTTGCATATAAAAGCATGAAGGTTCATAGTGGAGAGGAATCCGTTGTAGCAGCGGGACGCTCTGAGAAATATGCAGAATCAGACCGCCCGGCTTCAGCAGGAGAAGCGAATTACCGCAATGGTTCAAGCACGCGCCAGCAAAACCGGACGAAGGAAAAAGATCCGGAGGAGCCTGGATTTAAAGAGCGTATGCGAAGCGTATTTAAATCTTTCTTTGAATAA
- the ftsZ gene encoding cell division protein FtsZ, producing MLEFEMDMDQLAQIKVIGVGGGGSNAVNRMIENGLQGVEFIAVNTDAQALKLSEAETKLQLGGKLTRGLGAGANPEIGKKAAEESKEQLEEALTGADMVFITAGMGGGTGTGAAPVIAEVAKEIGALTVGVVTRPFTFEGKKRAVQSSNGISSLKEKVDTLIVIPNDRLLEIVDKSTPMLEAFREADNVLRQGVQGISDLIAVPGLINLDFADVKTIMSEKGSALMGIGISTGENRAVEAAKKAISSPLLETSVEGAQGVLMNITGGSNLSLFEVHEAAEIVSEASDTDVNMIFGSVINENLKDEIVVTVIATGFQDSEDQRSAQGTRGGGRQTVSRQQPTRQQAPQQPQQSAPQQDWKEEPVSENEPSRDRDGQEEDEGLDIPTFLRNRRRR from the coding sequence ATGTTGGAATTTGAAATGGATATGGACCAGCTAGCCCAGATTAAAGTCATCGGTGTCGGCGGGGGCGGTTCGAACGCTGTGAACCGTATGATTGAGAACGGTTTACAGGGAGTAGAATTTATTGCGGTAAACACAGACGCCCAGGCGTTAAAATTATCAGAAGCAGAAACAAAGCTTCAATTAGGCGGAAAGCTGACAAGAGGCCTGGGTGCCGGAGCGAACCCGGAAATTGGTAAAAAAGCTGCTGAAGAAAGCAAAGAGCAGCTCGAAGAAGCGCTCACCGGTGCCGATATGGTATTTATCACAGCTGGCATGGGCGGAGGCACAGGCACAGGTGCTGCTCCGGTTATTGCTGAAGTAGCCAAAGAAATTGGGGCCCTGACCGTAGGAGTCGTTACGCGCCCATTTACATTTGAAGGTAAAAAGCGTGCGGTGCAGTCCTCCAACGGTATTTCCTCTTTAAAGGAAAAAGTGGACACGCTGATTGTTATTCCAAACGACCGTCTGCTTGAAATTGTGGACAAAAGCACGCCGATGCTTGAAGCGTTCCGTGAAGCAGACAATGTCCTTCGTCAGGGCGTCCAGGGCATTAGTGATCTGATCGCGGTACCGGGACTTATCAACCTTGACTTTGCCGACGTAAAAACAATTATGAGTGAAAAAGGCTCTGCGTTAATGGGCATCGGTATATCAACCGGAGAAAACCGTGCAGTGGAAGCGGCGAAAAAAGCCATCTCGAGCCCGCTTCTTGAAACGTCCGTGGAAGGCGCTCAGGGTGTGCTGATGAACATTACCGGCGGCTCCAACCTGAGTCTGTTTGAAGTGCACGAAGCAGCAGAGATTGTATCTGAAGCTTCGGACACGGATGTTAATATGATCTTCGGCTCGGTTATTAACGAAAACCTGAAGGACGAAATCGTAGTTACGGTTATTGCGACAGGGTTTCAGGACAGTGAAGACCAGCGGAGCGCGCAGGGAACACGTGGCGGAGGCCGTCAGACTGTTTCCCGGCAGCAGCCGACAAGGCAGCAGGCTCCGCAGCAGCCCCAGCAGTCTGCACCCCAGCAGGACTGGAAGGAAGAGCCTGTTTCTGAAAATGAACCGTCCAGAGATAGAGATGGACAGGAAGAAGACGAAGGACTCGATATTCCAACGTTCCTGCGCAACCGGCGCCGCCGTTAG